Proteins encoded together in one Formosa sp. Hel3_A1_48 window:
- a CDS encoding sigma-70 family RNA polymerase sigma factor: MRQLKITKQVTNRETASLDKYLQEIGKVDLITADEEVELAQRIKAGDQIALEKLTKANLRFVVSVAKQYQNQGLTLPDLINEGNLGLIKAAQRFDETRGFKFISYAVWWIRQSILQALAEQSRIVRLPLNKIGSINKINKTYAFLEQSHERPPSAEEIAKELDMTINDVKESMKNSGRHVSMDAPLVEGEDSNLYDVLRSGESPNPDKELLHESLRTEIERALETLTPREADVIRLYFGLGNQHPMTLEEIGETFDLTRERVRQIKEKAIRRLKHTSRSKILKTYLG; the protein is encoded by the coding sequence ATGAGACAACTCAAAATCACAAAACAAGTTACAAACAGAGAAACTGCTTCTCTAGATAAGTATCTTCAGGAAATTGGAAAAGTAGATTTAATTACCGCCGATGAGGAAGTAGAATTGGCACAACGTATCAAAGCTGGTGATCAAATCGCATTGGAAAAATTAACTAAAGCCAATCTCCGTTTTGTTGTTTCCGTTGCCAAACAATATCAAAATCAGGGTTTAACACTTCCAGATTTAATTAATGAAGGGAACTTAGGTCTCATCAAAGCAGCTCAACGTTTTGATGAAACCCGTGGTTTCAAGTTTATTTCTTATGCGGTTTGGTGGATTCGCCAGTCGATATTGCAAGCTCTTGCAGAGCAATCCCGAATTGTCCGTTTACCGCTAAACAAAATTGGATCGATTAATAAGATCAATAAAACTTATGCTTTTCTTGAGCAATCGCATGAACGCCCACCAAGTGCTGAAGAAATTGCTAAAGAGTTAGACATGACTATAAATGACGTCAAAGAGTCCATGAAAAATTCTGGCCGTCACGTCTCCATGGATGCCCCCCTAGTCGAAGGAGAAGACTCCAATTTATATGATGTATTACGTTCTGGGGAATCCCCTAATCCAGACAAAGAATTGCTTCATGAATCTCTAAGAACTGAAATTGAGCGTGCTTTAGAAACACTAACCCCTCGTGAAGCCGATGTAATCCGCTTGTATTTTGGTCTTGGTAATCAACACCCTATGACTTTAGAAGAAATTGGCGAAACATTTGACCTTACAAGAGAACGTGTTCGACAAATAAAAGAAAAAGCGATACGCCGATTAAAACACACCTCAAGAAGTAAAATACTAAAAACCTACCTTGGTTAA
- a CDS encoding sulfatase, translated as MKHFKFTIIACLLVFFGCKSTKGNKTLTTPKKNILFLMVDDLRPELNIYGHNQIISPNIDALANSGVTFNRAYCNVPVCGASRASLLTGIRPTSNRFLTYFSSIKKETPNVLNLVQHLKNQGYTTISNNKITHLKNDIDEWDEEWYPYKNGWRNYISEENIGLEKNGKHGYPYENIDVKDDAYNDGKTANKSIEDLKQLKADGNPFFLAVGFVKPHLPFNAPKKYWDLYDPKSIELPENLIFPKSAPEIANHKWGELRYYNGIPKKGQVSDAVAKKLIHGYYASVSYVDAQVGKVLRALKNLGLYENTVVVLVGDHGWSLMEHGLWVKHSNFEVALQVPLIISAPNTPSNKRSNSIAELVDLYPTICELANIPIPPHLDGESLVEALQRPSKIFKNTALARYQKGETLIADHLFYTEWQRKDKTIAKMLYDHSTDPDENRNLAIEASFAGTVDSLSVILNNRLKLIK; from the coding sequence ATGAAACATTTTAAATTTACTATTATAGCTTGTCTTTTAGTTTTTTTTGGTTGTAAATCAACTAAGGGAAACAAGACCTTGACAACTCCCAAAAAAAATATATTATTTTTAATGGTAGATGATTTACGACCAGAATTAAATATTTATGGGCACAATCAAATAATCAGTCCAAATATTGATGCCTTGGCTAACTCAGGTGTTACTTTTAATAGAGCCTATTGCAATGTGCCGGTATGTGGAGCATCAAGAGCAAGTTTATTGACCGGAATAAGGCCTACTTCAAATCGTTTTTTAACATATTTTTCAAGTATAAAAAAGGAAACGCCAAATGTATTAAACCTAGTACAGCACCTAAAAAATCAAGGGTATACAACTATCAGTAATAACAAAATCACACATTTAAAAAATGATATTGACGAATGGGATGAAGAATGGTATCCCTACAAAAATGGCTGGAGAAATTATATTTCTGAAGAAAATATTGGTCTAGAAAAGAATGGAAAACATGGGTATCCGTATGAAAATATTGATGTTAAAGATGATGCCTATAACGATGGAAAAACAGCGAATAAGTCTATTGAAGACCTTAAGCAATTAAAAGCAGATGGGAATCCATTTTTCTTAGCTGTTGGTTTTGTAAAACCCCATTTACCTTTTAATGCCCCAAAAAAATATTGGGATTTATATGATCCCAAAAGCATTGAACTTCCAGAAAATTTGATTTTTCCAAAATCAGCTCCTGAGATTGCAAATCATAAGTGGGGAGAATTACGCTATTACAACGGTATTCCAAAAAAAGGACAAGTTTCTGATGCCGTTGCAAAAAAACTTATTCATGGCTATTATGCTTCTGTAAGTTATGTGGATGCCCAAGTTGGTAAAGTTTTAAGAGCCCTCAAAAACTTAGGCTTATATGAAAACACTGTTGTTGTTTTAGTAGGAGATCATGGTTGGAGCTTAATGGAACATGGCCTATGGGTAAAACACAGTAATTTTGAGGTTGCACTTCAAGTTCCTTTAATTATAAGTGCACCCAATACCCCAAGCAATAAACGCAGTAATTCTATTGCTGAATTGGTTGATTTATATCCAACGATATGCGAATTGGCAAATATTCCTATTCCACCTCATTTAGATGGTGAGTCTTTAGTTGAAGCGCTTCAAAGACCTTCAAAAATATTCAAGAATACAGCTTTGGCGCGCTATCAAAAGGGAGAAACTCTAATTGCAGATCATTTATTTTATACAGAATGGCAAAGAAAAGATAAAACAATCGCCAAAATGCTATACGATCATTCTACCGATCCAGACGAAAATAGAAATTTGGCAATCGAGGCGTCATTCGCAGGGACTGTAGACAGTTTGAGTGTAATTTTAAATAACAGATTAAAATTAATTAAATAA
- a CDS encoding formylglycine-generating enzyme family protein gives MKFSSSTKGQIIFILFIILLNQSCKNHTQIKKEEQISQIPGMVWIPGGIYDMGASDSDRMALSHEKPKHTVKVDGFYMDETEVTNAQFSRFIQATNYITTAERPVDWELIKQQLPPGTPKPHDSLLLPGSLLFKKTKESVPNLYDFSQWWRWTNGANWKQPEGKGSSIDGKDNHPVVHVSYEDAMAYCHWAGRRLPTEAEWEFAARGGKRDKIYFWGDLTDKLSSYVNSWEGEFPVDNTQADGFEKSAPVKTYPPNGYGLYEISGNVWEWTSDWYSSQYYQYCKENSITNNPKGPNEAFNPNNPYIDERIIRGGSFLCNASYCASYRVSSRMATDPNTSLEHLGFRTVMDLKKE, from the coding sequence ATGAAATTTAGCAGTAGTACGAAAGGTCAAATAATATTTATTTTATTCATTATACTTCTTAATCAATCGTGTAAAAATCATACACAAATAAAAAAAGAGGAGCAAATTTCACAAATCCCCGGTATGGTTTGGATTCCTGGCGGCATTTATGACATGGGGGCCTCAGATAGCGATCGTATGGCACTATCCCACGAAAAGCCCAAACACACAGTAAAGGTGGATGGATTTTATATGGACGAGACCGAAGTCACCAATGCACAGTTTTCTAGATTCATTCAAGCCACAAATTATATAACAACTGCAGAGCGACCAGTGGATTGGGAATTAATCAAACAACAATTGCCTCCAGGCACCCCAAAGCCTCACGATTCACTTTTATTACCAGGATCTCTTTTGTTTAAAAAAACAAAAGAATCGGTGCCTAATCTCTATGACTTTTCGCAGTGGTGGCGTTGGACCAATGGGGCCAATTGGAAACAACCAGAGGGGAAGGGGAGCAGTATAGACGGAAAAGATAATCACCCTGTTGTTCATGTATCCTATGAAGATGCTATGGCTTATTGTCATTGGGCTGGTAGGCGATTACCCACTGAAGCAGAGTGGGAGTTTGCGGCACGTGGCGGTAAACGAGATAAGATTTATTTTTGGGGCGATTTAACGGATAAATTATCATCCTATGTCAACAGCTGGGAAGGGGAGTTCCCTGTGGATAACACCCAAGCCGATGGCTTTGAAAAAAGTGCACCTGTAAAAACCTATCCTCCAAACGGTTATGGGCTTTATGAAATTTCTGGCAACGTATGGGAATGGACTAGTGATTGGTATAGCAGTCAGTACTATCAATACTGTAAAGAAAATTCAATAACTAATAATCCGAAAGGACCTAATGAGGCCTTTAATCCCAATAATCCGTATATAGATGAGCGTATAATTAGAGGTGGCTCTTTTTTATGCAATGCCTCCTATTGTGCCAGTTACAGAGTATCTTCAAGAATGGCCACTGATCCAAATACGTCTTTAGAACATTTGGGTTTTAGAACAGTGATGGACTTAAAAAAGGAATAG
- the rpe gene encoding ribulose-phosphate 3-epimerase yields the protein MSSSLIAPSILAADFANLQRDIEMVNSSQADWFHIDIMDGVFVPNISFGMPVLKAITRYAKKTVDVHLMIVDPDRYIKTFADLGSDILTVHYEACTHLHRTIQAIKSEGMKAGVALNPHTNVNVLQDTIQDIDLVCIMSVNPGFGGQSFIENTYEKVKQLKALIDKKNASTKIEIDGGVTSANAKKLKSAGADILVAGSFVFKSENPSKTIEELKHMTI from the coding sequence ATGAGTTCATCTTTAATTGCACCTTCCATTCTAGCTGCCGATTTTGCTAACCTTCAACGGGACATAGAGATGGTTAATTCCAGCCAAGCGGATTGGTTTCATATCGACATCATGGACGGAGTGTTTGTTCCCAATATTTCTTTTGGTATGCCCGTGTTAAAAGCAATCACTAGATACGCTAAAAAAACAGTAGATGTACACTTGATGATTGTAGATCCCGATCGCTACATCAAAACATTTGCTGATTTAGGCAGCGACATTCTTACAGTGCATTACGAAGCATGCACACATTTGCACCGCACTATTCAAGCCATCAAAAGTGAAGGCATGAAAGCTGGAGTCGCCTTGAATCCTCATACGAATGTTAATGTTTTACAAGACACCATTCAAGACATCGATTTGGTGTGTATAATGAGTGTAAACCCTGGCTTTGGAGGGCAAAGTTTTATCGAGAATACTTATGAAAAAGTAAAACAGTTAAAGGCTCTAATAGACAAGAAAAATGCGTCTACTAAAATCGAAATCGATGGGGGTGTCACTTCAGCTAATGCTAAAAAACTCAAATCTGCTGGTGCTGATATACTGGTAGCTGGTAGCTTTGTGTTTAAAAGTGAGAATCCTTCAAAAACTATTGAAGAACTGAAGCATATGACTATTTAA